The Caenorhabditis elegans chromosome II genome has a segment encoding these proteins:
- the F59H6.15 gene encoding Conserved plasma membrane protein (Confirmed by transcript evidence) has protein sequence MVPTSSEYDILHRFKRQVGSGPPLFILILIGVFVLIFITCFVGTVVACIRTCCGYGGGYGGGYYGGGGGMYAPGYYGGRGYYGKDKEEKKKQEEKSNSESTSQV, from the exons ATGGTCCCAACAAGCAGTGAATATG atattttgCACCGATTCAAACGACAAGTGGGGTCAGGACCTCCGCTTTTCATATTAATTCTCATCGGAGTTTTTGTACTGATTTTCATCACATGTTTCGTCGGGACTGTAGTTGCTTGCATTCGAACTTGCTGTGGTTACGGTGGTGGATATGGTGGTGGATACtatggaggtggtggtggaatgTATGCACCTGGGTACTATGGTGGAAGAGGGTATTATGGAAAGGataaagaagagaagaagaagcaggaGGAAAAGTCGAACTCTGAAAGTACCAGCCAAGTTTAG